In candidate division KSB1 bacterium, one genomic interval encodes:
- a CDS encoding cyclase family protein has protein sequence MLALGCAKPSPFPAGRWVDLSHDFSSETIYWPTATPFKLEIVSAARTPAGFYYAANNFCAAEHGGTHLDSPIHFAEGRQTVDQIPLEQLIAPAVVIDVSEKAQADRDYQISADDFTAWEAQHGSIPAKSILLLRTGYGKFWPDRLKYLGTNKSGPEAVAELHFPGLHPDAARWLVANRQINAIGLDTPSIDYGQSQLFESHQILFDKNIPAFENVANLDQLPVKGAMVIALPMKIKGGSGGPLRIVALVPN, from the coding sequence ATGCTGGCGCTTGGTTGCGCCAAGCCGAGTCCCTTTCCTGCCGGCCGTTGGGTCGATCTCTCGCATGATTTCTCCTCGGAAACCATTTATTGGCCGACGGCCACACCGTTCAAATTGGAGATCGTTTCAGCGGCGCGCACACCGGCCGGATTCTATTATGCCGCCAATAATTTCTGTGCTGCCGAACACGGCGGCACCCATCTCGACTCGCCGATTCATTTTGCCGAAGGCCGCCAAACCGTCGATCAAATTCCACTTGAACAACTCATTGCACCGGCGGTGGTGATCGACGTTTCCGAAAAAGCGCAAGCCGATCGCGATTATCAAATCAGCGCGGACGATTTCACCGCGTGGGAAGCTCAGCACGGCTCAATTCCGGCCAAATCCATTTTGTTGCTGCGCACGGGTTATGGAAAATTTTGGCCGGATCGGCTCAAATATTTGGGCACGAACAAAAGCGGGCCGGAAGCCGTCGCCGAATTGCATTTCCCCGGCCTGCATCCTGATGCCGCGCGCTGGCTCGTGGCGAACCGGCAAATCAATGCCATCGGCCTCGACACGCCGAGCATTGATTACGGCCAATCCCAACTTTTTGAAAGCCACCAAATTCTGTTTGACAAAAACATTCCTGCTTTTGAAAACGTCGCCAATCTCGATCAGTTACCCGTCAAGGGCGCGATGGTCATTGCGCTGCCGATGAAAATCAAAGGCGGCAGTGGCGGGCCGTTGCGCATCGTCGCACTGGTGCCGAATTAA
- a CDS encoding DUF2911 domain-containing protein, which translates to MKTFFRLAPATCLLVALFLFMRCGKKEEAKTENAETTPAAEQQAPASNRGTASATFGSATVSINYGRPQLRGRDMLAQATDGMVWRMGMNEATEIKTGVNLKFGETVIPPGAYSLWMKKISSGKWHLIFNKKTGIWGTEYSAADDFAEVPMTMSVNSDTVEAFTIELAAANETSGTLKAMWGTAVLSADFTASAGTM; encoded by the coding sequence ATGAAGACATTTTTTCGTCTCGCGCCAGCGACTTGCTTGCTGGTTGCACTTTTTTTGTTTATGAGGTGCGGTAAAAAAGAGGAAGCCAAAACCGAGAATGCTGAAACCACGCCTGCGGCAGAGCAGCAAGCTCCGGCCAGCAACCGCGGCACCGCCAGCGCGACATTTGGCAGTGCAACGGTCAGCATCAATTACGGCCGCCCACAACTGCGCGGCCGCGATATGCTGGCGCAGGCCACGGACGGCATGGTGTGGCGCATGGGCATGAACGAAGCCACGGAAATCAAAACCGGCGTCAATCTCAAATTCGGCGAGACGGTTATTCCGCCGGGCGCTTACTCGCTGTGGATGAAAAAGATCAGCAGTGGCAAATGGCATCTCATCTTCAACAAGAAAACCGGCATCTGGGGCACCGAATATTCCGCCGCCGATGATTTCGCCGAAGTGCCGATGACGATGTCAGTCAATTCCGATACGGTCGAGGCTTTCACCATCGAGTTGGCTGCCGCGAACGAAACGAGCGGCACACTGAAGGCAATGTGGGGCACGGCGGTTTTGTCCGCAGATTTTACGGCAAGCGCCGGAACGATGTAA